Proteins encoded together in one Thermomonospora curvata DSM 43183 window:
- a CDS encoding ROK family transcriptional regulator translates to MLRLIREGVCTRAELGRLTGLSRPAVALRVSELIARGLVIERPGGPSSGGRPPARLEFNAAGGAVLVANLGQRRGQVAVCDLAGRILVQSDPDLPAHPDPQALPQWLTEHWDELLGKAGLTRAAVRGVGVGSPGAAGIAGGTAPVPLRRLVPPAPAPRPDGIDLRPALAERFPVPAYFDNDVNVAALGEYQARYRGQIDDLLFVKLSTGIGAGLIAGGRIQRGALGAAGEIGHIPVRDGEGVPCRCGNFDCVEAVAGGAALTAATGAADLAELALRVRGGDPAAVAPVRRAGRRIGEVIAAAVNLLNPAVVVLGGDLVETGEPLIAGVREAVYQRATALATRQLRIEPSTLGDAAGLTGCAAMVLDHILSPAAIDECLAAAR, encoded by the coding sequence TTGCTCCGCCTGATCCGTGAGGGCGTCTGCACCCGCGCCGAGCTCGGCCGGCTGACCGGGCTGTCCCGGCCGGCGGTCGCGCTCCGCGTCTCCGAACTGATCGCCCGCGGCCTGGTCATCGAGCGCCCCGGCGGGCCGTCCTCCGGAGGGCGCCCGCCGGCCCGGCTGGAGTTCAACGCCGCCGGCGGCGCCGTGCTGGTGGCCAACCTCGGCCAGCGCCGCGGCCAGGTCGCCGTGTGCGACCTGGCCGGGCGGATCCTGGTGCAGTCCGACCCCGACCTGCCGGCGCACCCGGATCCGCAGGCGCTGCCGCAGTGGCTGACCGAGCACTGGGACGAGCTGCTCGGCAAGGCCGGGCTGACCCGTGCGGCGGTGCGCGGCGTGGGAGTGGGCAGTCCCGGCGCCGCCGGGATCGCCGGCGGCACGGCGCCCGTCCCGCTGCGCCGGCTGGTCCCGCCGGCCCCGGCGCCGCGGCCGGACGGCATCGACCTGCGCCCCGCGCTGGCCGAGCGTTTCCCCGTGCCCGCCTACTTCGACAACGACGTGAACGTGGCGGCGCTGGGCGAGTACCAGGCCCGCTACCGGGGCCAGATCGATGACCTGCTGTTCGTGAAACTGTCCACCGGCATCGGCGCGGGACTGATCGCCGGGGGCCGCATCCAGCGCGGCGCGCTGGGTGCCGCCGGGGAGATCGGGCACATTCCCGTCCGCGACGGCGAGGGCGTCCCCTGCCGTTGCGGCAACTTCGACTGCGTGGAGGCGGTCGCCGGCGGCGCGGCGCTGACGGCCGCCACCGGCGCCGCCGACCTGGCCGAGCTGGCGCTGCGGGTGCGCGGCGGCGACCCGGCGGCGGTGGCGCCGGTGCGGCGGGCCGGCCGGCGGATCGGCGAGGTGATCGCCGCGGCGGTCAACCTGCTCAACCCGGCCGTGGTGGTGCTGGGCGGCGATCTGGTCGAGACCGGCGAGCCGCTGATCGCCGGGGTGCGGGAGGCGGTGTACCAGCGGGCCACCGCCCTGGCCACCCGTCAGCTGCGGATCGAGCCCAGCACGCTGGGCGATGCGGCGGGCCTGACCGGCTGCGCGGCCATGGTGCTGGACCACATCCTCTCCCCCGCCGCCATCGACGAGTGCCTGGCCGCCGCCCGCTGA
- a CDS encoding thioesterase family protein: protein MTYEFDLDTRVEPDGEDAYLADITDRWHTPNGTPNGGYTLAVCLQALRHRLPLPDPIAVSAHYLRPAGVGKARITTETVKTGRRLATGMASLWQDGKEMLRVVASFGDLDKARGRTLVLGRAPRLPDPETLSDALGGLSMPGLSLAGRVEYRLAEPPGWMRGEPGGKPQWEFWMRFRDGREPDALSLPFFVDAMAPAVLDIGEASLTVELTVHVRRRPVPGWLACRVSTRYVMDGFHEEDMEIWDSAGNLVAQSRQLGLLLSA, encoded by the coding sequence ATGACATATGAATTCGACCTGGACACCCGGGTGGAGCCGGACGGCGAGGACGCCTACCTGGCCGACATCACCGACCGCTGGCACACCCCCAATGGAACCCCCAACGGGGGTTACACGCTGGCGGTGTGCCTGCAGGCGCTGCGGCACCGCCTGCCGCTGCCCGACCCGATCGCGGTGTCCGCCCACTACCTGCGTCCGGCCGGGGTGGGCAAGGCCCGGATCACCACCGAGACGGTCAAGACCGGGCGGCGGCTGGCCACCGGGATGGCGAGCCTATGGCAGGACGGCAAGGAGATGCTCCGGGTGGTGGCCTCCTTCGGCGACCTCGACAAGGCGCGGGGCCGGACGCTGGTGCTCGGCCGGGCGCCGCGGCTGCCCGACCCGGAGACCCTCTCCGACGCCCTGGGCGGCCTGTCGATGCCGGGGCTGAGCCTGGCCGGCCGGGTCGAGTACCGCCTGGCGGAACCGCCGGGCTGGATGCGCGGCGAACCGGGCGGGAAGCCGCAGTGGGAGTTTTGGATGCGTTTCCGGGACGGCCGCGAGCCCGACGCGCTGTCGCTGCCGTTCTTCGTCGACGCCATGGCCCCGGCCGTCTTGGACATCGGGGAGGCCTCGCTGACCGTGGAGCTGACCGTCCACGTGCGGCGCCGCCCCGTCCCCGGCTGGCTGGCCTGCCGGGTGAGCACCCGGTACGTGATGGACGGCTTCCACGAAGAGGACATGGAGATATGGGACTCGGCCGGCAACCTGGTGGCCCAGTCCCGGCAGCTGGGCCTGCTCCTCTCCGCCTGA
- a CDS encoding M28 family metallopeptidase produces MSLRSPHPVPNVPRPAESGLRATVEELAAIERPPCSPGERRAAHLIARRLRALGCRAEVEEEPAFSSYARPVGALAVLGALAGLAGGRSPVLGTLGGAVAAAGLADEISYGRQLARRVVDRRRTACNVVAELGDARAPRTLVVMAHHDAAPSGLIFDQRLERRLARRFPHVVERMTENPPLWWAAMAGPVLAALGSATGSARVRRTGAVLSALTAAAMADIASRRAVPGANDNLSGVAVLIALAEALRERPVEGLRVVLLSAGAEEALQEGIRGFARRHFPELPRESTWFLNLDTVGSGRLVMLDAEGPLRMERYDAAFGDLVARCARELGVTLLRGLRSRNSTDGVVPNRYGYPTVCLVSVDEDKLLPHYHLPSDLPEHVDYRCVADAAQLAEAVVRVLAEG; encoded by the coding sequence ATGTCTCTGCGCTCGCCGCACCCGGTGCCGAACGTGCCCCGGCCCGCCGAGAGCGGGCTGCGCGCCACCGTCGAGGAACTGGCCGCGATCGAACGCCCGCCCTGCTCGCCGGGGGAACGCCGGGCCGCCCATCTGATCGCGCGCCGGCTGCGGGCGCTGGGCTGCCGGGCCGAGGTGGAGGAGGAACCGGCGTTCTCCTCCTACGCCCGCCCCGTGGGCGCGCTGGCCGTGCTGGGCGCGCTGGCCGGCCTGGCCGGGGGGCGCTCCCCGGTGCTGGGGACGCTGGGCGGCGCGGTGGCCGCGGCCGGGCTGGCCGATGAGATCTCCTACGGGCGGCAGCTGGCGCGGCGGGTGGTGGACCGGCGGCGCACCGCCTGCAACGTGGTGGCCGAGCTGGGCGACGCCCGGGCCCCGCGGACGCTGGTGGTGATGGCCCACCACGACGCGGCGCCGTCCGGGCTGATCTTCGACCAGCGGCTGGAGCGCCGGCTGGCGCGCCGTTTCCCGCACGTGGTGGAGCGGATGACGGAGAACCCGCCGCTGTGGTGGGCGGCGATGGCCGGGCCGGTGCTGGCGGCGCTGGGCAGCGCCACCGGCTCGGCAAGGGTGCGGCGAACGGGCGCGGTCTTGAGCGCGCTGACCGCGGCGGCGATGGCCGACATCGCCTCCCGCCGGGCGGTGCCGGGCGCCAACGACAACCTCAGCGGGGTGGCGGTGCTCATCGCGCTGGCCGAGGCGCTGCGGGAGCGGCCCGTCGAAGGGCTGCGGGTGGTGCTGCTGTCGGCGGGTGCGGAGGAGGCGCTGCAGGAGGGCATCCGCGGCTTCGCCCGCCGCCACTTCCCCGAGCTGCCCCGCGAGAGCACCTGGTTCCTCAACCTGGACACGGTGGGGTCGGGCAGGCTGGTCATGCTCGATGCCGAGGGCCCGCTGCGCATGGAGCGCTACGACGCCGCCTTCGGCGACCTGGTCGCCCGCTGCGCCCGGGAGCTGGGCGTGACCCTGCTGCGCGGCCTGCGCTCGCGCAACAGCACCGACGGCGTGGTGCCCAACCGGTACGGCTACCCCACGGTCTGCCTGGTGTCGGTGGACGAGGACAAGCTGCTGCCGCACTACCACCTGCCCTCCGATCTGCCCGAGCACGTGGACTACCGCTGCGTGGCCGACGCCGCGCAGCTCGCCGAGGCGGTCGTGCGCGTCCTGGCCGAGGGCTGA
- the glk gene encoding glucokinase, translating to MTAMAPSAERPWLVADIGGTNARFGLIQAPGAPPSRVQVLALRDHAGLAEATATYLARHAGDVRPGAACVAVAGPVTDDGRFQLTNAHWSGSAEEVRADLGLDHVELINDFEALALALPTLQPGDLRVLGERAPGGQTPAAVLGPGTGLGVAALVRAGERLVAIPSEGGHVDLPATTPRELELAAMLREEHGTAEAERLLSGEGMTRLYELIARMHAVPVQPLSAAQICARRSDPLCQETLETFCALLGSFAGNVALTFGARGGVYLGGGILPRIWDVLRRSDFRRRFESKPPMERYLRAIPTALIVAPTPALAGAAARLASLEPV from the coding sequence ATGACGGCGATGGCGCCTTCGGCGGAGCGGCCCTGGCTGGTGGCCGACATCGGCGGCACCAACGCCCGCTTCGGGCTCATCCAGGCGCCCGGCGCGCCGCCCAGCCGGGTGCAGGTGCTGGCGCTGCGCGACCACGCCGGGCTGGCCGAGGCCACCGCCACCTACCTGGCCCGGCACGCCGGGGACGTGCGGCCCGGCGCCGCCTGCGTGGCCGTCGCCGGGCCGGTCACCGACGACGGCCGCTTCCAGCTGACCAACGCCCACTGGTCCGGCAGCGCCGAGGAGGTCCGCGCCGATCTGGGGCTGGACCATGTGGAACTGATCAACGACTTCGAGGCGCTGGCGCTGGCGCTGCCCACCCTGCAGCCCGGCGACCTGCGCGTGCTGGGCGAGCGGGCGCCCGGCGGCCAGACCCCCGCGGCGGTGCTCGGGCCGGGCACCGGGCTGGGGGTGGCCGCCCTGGTGCGGGCCGGGGAGCGGCTGGTGGCGATCCCCAGCGAGGGCGGCCATGTCGACCTGCCCGCCACCACCCCCCGCGAGCTGGAACTGGCGGCGATGCTGCGGGAGGAGCACGGCACCGCCGAGGCCGAGCGGCTGCTGTCGGGGGAGGGGATGACCCGGCTGTATGAGCTGATCGCCCGGATGCACGCGGTGCCGGTCCAGCCGCTGTCGGCCGCCCAGATCTGCGCCCGCCGCAGCGACCCGCTGTGCCAGGAGACGCTGGAGACCTTCTGCGCCCTGCTGGGCTCCTTCGCCGGGAACGTGGCGCTGACCTTCGGCGCCCGCGGCGGCGTCTACCTCGGCGGCGGCATCCTGCCGCGCATCTGGGACGTGCTGCGCCGCAGCGATTTCCGCCGCCGGTTCGAGTCCAAGCCGCCCATGGAACGCTATCTGCGGGCCATCCCCACCGCCCTCATCGTCGCCCCGACCCCCGCGCTGGCGGGGGCCGCCGCCCGTCTGGCCTCCCTGGAGCCGGTGTGA
- the eda gene encoding bifunctional 4-hydroxy-2-oxoglutarate aldolase/2-dehydro-3-deoxy-phosphogluconate aldolase — protein MNAEDLLNVCPVIPVVVLRDADHAVPLARALVAGGLPAVEVTLRTPAALEAIKRIAAEVPEAVVGAGTVVTAAQAAQAAGAGARFLVSPGCTDTLRRAMTDTGLPFLAGVSSASEAMALLEHGITAMKFFPAQAAGGPAYLKALAGPLPQVRFCPTGGITPQTAPDYLALPNVGCVGGSWLAPEEAMRAGAWDRIRQLARQAAALR, from the coding sequence GTGAACGCCGAAGACCTGCTGAATGTGTGCCCGGTCATCCCCGTGGTGGTGCTGCGGGACGCCGATCACGCGGTGCCGCTGGCGCGCGCCCTGGTGGCCGGGGGCCTGCCCGCCGTCGAGGTCACCTTGCGCACCCCCGCCGCGCTGGAGGCCATCAAGCGGATCGCCGCCGAGGTCCCCGAGGCCGTGGTCGGCGCCGGCACCGTCGTCACCGCCGCCCAGGCCGCCCAGGCGGCCGGCGCGGGCGCCCGTTTCCTGGTCAGCCCCGGCTGCACCGACACGCTGCGGCGGGCGATGACCGACACCGGCCTGCCGTTCCTGGCCGGGGTCTCCTCGGCCTCGGAGGCCATGGCCCTGCTGGAGCACGGCATCACCGCCATGAAGTTCTTCCCCGCCCAGGCCGCGGGGGGCCCCGCCTATCTCAAGGCGCTGGCCGGGCCGCTGCCGCAGGTCCGCTTCTGCCCGACCGGCGGCATCACCCCCCAGACCGCCCCCGACTACCTGGCCCTGCCCAACGTCGGCTGCGTCGGCGGCAGCTGGCTGGCCCCCGAGGAGGCGATGCGCGCCGGCGCCTGGGACCGCATCCGGCAACTGGCGCGCCAGGCCGCGGCGCTGCGCTGA
- the edd gene encoding phosphogluconate dehydratase, with amino-acid sequence MPPTLHPVVARVTERIAGRSAARRADYLARIADAGRGNERDGRVRPARTALGCANLAHGFAACAPADKLALRGADAPNIAIVTAYNDMLSAHQPLKDYPDLLKRAIGQAGGTAQVAGGVPAMCDGVTQGRAGMELSLFSRDVVAMATAVALAHDMFDGVLLLGVCDKIVPGLVIGALAFGHLPAILVPAGPMASGLPNAQKAKVRKLFAEGKATREELLEAEAASYHSPGTCTFYGTANSNQLLMEVMGLHLPGASFVPPGTALREALTLEAGRRITELTALGGSYTPVGELLDERAFVNGVVALLATGGSTNHTLHLVAMAAAAGIELTWDDFDELSAVTPLLTRLYPNGGADVNHFHAAGGTGFLIGELLEAGLLHADARTVGGKTLDDYRVTPELGEEGELVWRPAPRDSADTSVLRPVADPFDTHGGLRTVSGNLGRAVVKVSAVDPAHRAVQAPARVFASQQELQEAFRAGELDGDVVVVVRHQGPRANGMPELHKLTPPLSVLQDRGHKVALVTDGRMSGASGSVLAAIHLSPEAAAGGPLARVRDGDLIRLDADEGVLQVLVPEEELAAREPAAAPGEQVGTGRELFAAFRRAVGPAERGAAVFTS; translated from the coding sequence ATGCCGCCAACCCTCCACCCCGTGGTCGCACGGGTGACCGAGCGCATCGCCGGGCGCAGCGCCGCACGCCGCGCCGACTACCTGGCGCGGATCGCCGACGCCGGGCGCGGCAACGAACGCGACGGGCGGGTCAGACCCGCGCGCACCGCGTTGGGCTGCGCCAACCTGGCGCACGGCTTCGCCGCCTGCGCCCCGGCCGACAAACTCGCCCTGCGCGGCGCCGATGCGCCCAACATCGCGATCGTCACCGCCTACAACGACATGCTCTCGGCGCACCAGCCGCTGAAGGACTACCCCGACCTGCTCAAACGGGCGATCGGGCAGGCCGGCGGCACCGCCCAGGTCGCCGGCGGGGTGCCCGCCATGTGCGACGGCGTCACCCAGGGGCGCGCCGGCATGGAGCTGTCGCTGTTCAGCCGGGACGTGGTCGCCATGGCCACCGCCGTCGCGCTGGCCCACGACATGTTCGACGGCGTGCTGCTGCTGGGGGTGTGCGACAAGATCGTCCCCGGCCTGGTGATCGGCGCGCTGGCGTTCGGGCACCTGCCGGCGATCCTGGTGCCCGCCGGCCCCATGGCCTCCGGGCTGCCCAACGCGCAAAAAGCCAAGGTCCGCAAGCTGTTCGCCGAGGGCAAGGCGACGCGGGAGGAGCTGCTGGAGGCCGAGGCCGCCTCCTACCACTCGCCGGGCACCTGCACCTTCTACGGCACCGCCAACTCCAACCAGCTGCTGATGGAGGTGATGGGCCTGCACCTGCCCGGCGCCAGCTTCGTCCCGCCGGGCACCGCGCTGCGCGAGGCCCTCACCCTCGAAGCCGGCCGCCGCATCACCGAGCTGACCGCGCTCGGCGGCTCCTACACCCCCGTCGGCGAGCTGCTGGATGAGCGGGCCTTCGTCAACGGGGTGGTGGCGCTGCTGGCCACCGGCGGCTCCACCAACCACACCCTGCACCTGGTGGCCATGGCCGCCGCCGCGGGCATCGAGCTGACCTGGGACGACTTCGATGAGCTGTCGGCGGTCACCCCGCTGCTGACCCGCCTGTACCCCAACGGCGGCGCCGATGTGAATCACTTCCACGCCGCCGGCGGCACCGGCTTCCTCATCGGCGAGCTGCTGGAGGCCGGGCTGCTGCACGCCGACGCCCGCACCGTCGGCGGCAAGACGCTGGACGACTACCGGGTGACGCCCGAGCTGGGGGAGGAGGGCGAGCTGGTCTGGCGGCCGGCGCCGCGCGACTCGGCCGACACCTCGGTGCTGCGGCCGGTGGCCGACCCGTTCGACACCCACGGCGGGCTGCGCACGGTCAGCGGCAACCTCGGCCGCGCCGTGGTGAAGGTCTCGGCGGTGGACCCCGCCCACCGCGCGGTGCAGGCCCCGGCCCGGGTCTTCGCCTCCCAGCAGGAGCTGCAGGAGGCCTTCCGGGCCGGCGAGCTGGACGGCGATGTGGTCGTGGTGGTCCGCCACCAGGGGCCGCGCGCCAACGGAATGCCCGAGCTGCACAAGCTCACCCCGCCGCTGTCGGTGCTGCAGGACCGCGGCCACAAGGTCGCGCTGGTCACCGACGGGCGCATGTCGGGGGCGTCCGGGAGCGTCCTGGCCGCCATCCATCTGTCCCCGGAGGCCGCCGCCGGCGGGCCGCTGGCCCGGGTGCGCGACGGCGACCTCATCCGGCTCGATGCGGACGAAGGAGTACTGCAGGTGCTGGTGCCGGAGGAAGAGCTGGCCGCCCGGGAGCCCGCCGCGGCCCCCGGAGAGCAGGTCGGAACGGGCCGTGAGCTGTTTGCGGCCTTCCGCCGGGCGGTGGGCCCGGCCGAGCGCGGAGCGGCGGTGTTCACCTCATGA